A genomic window from Panthera tigris isolate Pti1 chromosome B4, P.tigris_Pti1_mat1.1, whole genome shotgun sequence includes:
- the FKBP4 gene encoding peptidyl-prolyl cis-trans isomerase FKBP4: MTAEEMKAAESGAQSAPLPLEGVDISPKQDEGVLKVIKREGMGTELPMIGDRVFVHYTGWLLDGTKFDSSLDRKDKFSFDLGKGEVIKAWDIAVATMKVGEVCHITCKPEYAYGSAGSPPKIPPNATLVFEVELFEFKGEDLTEEDDGGIIRRIRTRGEGYARPNEGAIVEVTLEGYYKDQMFDRRELRFEVGEGESLDLPCGLEKAIQRMEKGERSIVYLKPSYAFGSVGKEKFQIPPNAELKYEVHLKSFEKAKESWEMNSEEKLEQSTIVKERGTVYFKEGKYKQAVLQYKKIVSWLEYESSFSNEDAQKAQALRLASHLNLAMCHLKLQAFSAAIESCNKALELDSNNEKGLFRRGEAHLAVNDFDLARADFQKVLQLYPSNKAAKAQLAICQQRIRKQLAREKKLYANMFERLAEEESKAKAAVAAGNHHADMEMKDDQKNDVAGSQPQVETEA; encoded by the exons ATGACCGCCGAGGAGATGAAGGCGGCCGAGAGCGGGGCGCAGTCGGCGCCGCTGCCCCTCGAGGGGGTAGACATTAGCCCCAAGCAAGACGAAGGCGTGCTGAAG gtCATCAAGCGAGAGGGCATGGGCACAGAGTTGCCCATGATTGGGGACCGAGTCTTTGTCCACTACACTGGCTGGCTGTTAGATGGCACTAAGTTTGACTCCAGTCTGGACCGCAAGGACAAATTCTCCTTTGACCTGGGCAAAG GGGAGGTCATTAAGGCTTGGGACATTGCTGTAGCAACCATGAAGGTGGGAGAAGTGTGCCACATCACGTGCAAACCCGAATATGCCTACGGTTCAGCAGGCAGCCCTCCAAAAATCCCCCCCAATGCCACACTTGTGTTTGAG GTAGAGCTCTTTGAGTTCAAGGGAGAGGACCTGACGGAAGAAGATGATGGCGGAATCATCCGGAGAATACGGACTCGGGGTGAAGGCTATGCCAGGCCCAATGAGGGCGCTATCGTGGAGG TTACACTGGAAGGGTACTATAAGGACCAGATGTTCGACCGGCGGGAGCTCCGCTTTGAGGTTGGTGAGGGGGAGAGCCTGGACCTGCCTTGTGGGCTGGAGAAAGCCATTCAGCGCATGGAAAAAGGAGAACGTTCCATTGTGTACCTCAAGCCCAG ctATGCTTTTGGCAGTgttgggaaggaaaaattccaaatccCACCAAATGCTGAGCTGAAATACGAAGTACACCTCAAGAGTTTCGAGAAG GCCAAGGAGTCTTGGGAGATGAACTCCGAGGAGAAGCTGGAACAGAGCACCATAGTGAAAGAGCGGGGCACGGTGTACTTCAAG gaAGGCAAGTACAAGCAAGCTGTACTGCAGTACAAGAAGATTGTATCCTGGCTGGAATACGAGTCGAGTTTCTCTAATGAGGACGCACAGAAGGCACAGGCCCTTCGCCTGGCCTCCCACCTCAACTTGGCCATGTGTCATCTGAAACTACAGGCCTTCTCAGCTGCTATCGAAAGCTGTAACAAG GCCCtggaactggacagcaacaacGAGAAGGGCCTTTTCCGCCGGGGAGAGGCCCACCTGGCGGTGAATGACTTTGACTTGGCACGGGCTGACTTCCAGAAGGTCCTGCAGCTCTACCCCAGCAACAAAGCCGCCAAGGCCCAGCTGGCTATCTGCCAGCAGCGGATCCGCAAGCAGCTCGCTCGGGAGAAGAAGCTCTATGCCAACATGTTTGAGAGGCTAGCTGAGGAGGAGAGCAAG GCCAAGGCAGCAGTAGCTGCAGGAAACCATCATGCTGACATGGAGATGAAGGATGACCAGAAGAATGATGTGGCAGGGAGCCAGCCTCAGGTGGAGACGGAAGCATAG